One window from the genome of Gimesia aquarii encodes:
- a CDS encoding IclR family transcriptional regulator, translating to MSSIMEATSLGKAFHVLEVLASSEGALSLMEIVQELGFHKPTVHRILQELVELGYVSRVEKGVYEITSKLRRLALGKMDDRLTELADPFLRALHDETAETVNLGVLRGTKVRYLRVLESKHPLRRIVEPNATDPFYSTALGRAITIQMNDESWDALIERTRLIARTTQTVVNVNQLRRIHQRVQQDGYAVEQDQNDVGVTCIGAPVYEDENVIAAISLSVPSARANQKTLQQFIKAVVRTSRRITKQIQQQSVS from the coding sequence ATGTCTTCAATTATGGAAGCGACATCATTGGGCAAAGCATTTCATGTGCTGGAAGTGTTAGCTTCATCTGAGGGCGCGCTTTCATTGATGGAGATTGTTCAAGAGTTAGGGTTTCACAAACCGACCGTACACCGCATTCTCCAAGAATTAGTTGAATTGGGTTATGTCAGTCGCGTGGAAAAAGGCGTCTATGAGATTACTTCCAAATTACGTCGCTTAGCTTTGGGAAAAATGGACGATCGACTGACAGAACTTGCCGATCCCTTTTTACGTGCTCTACATGATGAAACAGCGGAAACCGTCAATCTGGGTGTCTTGCGAGGAACCAAAGTCCGTTACCTACGTGTCTTAGAGAGCAAGCATCCCTTAAGACGGATTGTTGAACCAAATGCTACCGATCCATTTTACTCTACTGCATTAGGTCGCGCGATTACCATTCAAATGAATGATGAATCGTGGGATGCACTCATCGAACGTACCAGACTCATTGCGCGGACAACGCAAACCGTCGTTAACGTCAACCAGTTACGAAGGATTCATCAACGAGTACAGCAGGATGGTTATGCGGTTGAACAGGACCAGAACGATGTTGGTGTGACTTGCATTGGTGCTCCTGTTTATGAAGACGAAAATGTCATTGCTGCAATCAGTCTGAGTGTGCCCAGCGCCCGCGCTAATCAAAAGACGTTACAACAATTTATCAAAGCAGTTGTCCGAACATCCCGGCGAATCACAAAACAAATTCAACAACAAAGTGTGAGTTAA
- the scpB gene encoding SMC-Scp complex subunit ScpB has translation MFSTRSLSDSYPQPNIVAENSLNHLHHHNSLATSFRWNWLVRQLQEASLEYASDHAVDTKRSLKMAKVEAVLFVADNALSTRKISQLATLANASEAKEIIEKLNTAFSATNSAFHIKRVATGYQLMTQPQFSFWLNKLHQRQAALKLSSPAMETLAIVVYRQPITRADIESIRGVQSAEMLKQLMDRGLVRIGGKDDSLGRPFLYESTRKFLEIFGLKNLDDLPMGETLRIKPDRKPQNIEVPADAVADVESNSSTELQTETLDQKNEDLDAA, from the coding sequence ATGTTTTCCACTCGCTCTCTTTCTGACAGTTATCCGCAACCCAATATAGTTGCAGAAAACTCTCTCAACCATCTTCACCACCACAACTCCTTAGCGACTTCATTTCGCTGGAACTGGTTGGTACGTCAGCTGCAGGAAGCATCTTTAGAGTACGCCTCTGATCATGCCGTTGATACCAAACGCAGTCTGAAAATGGCAAAAGTAGAAGCGGTCTTGTTTGTTGCAGACAATGCACTCTCGACAAGAAAAATTTCTCAATTAGCAACACTGGCAAATGCTTCAGAAGCAAAAGAAATCATTGAAAAACTCAACACTGCATTCAGCGCAACCAACTCAGCATTTCATATCAAGCGTGTTGCAACTGGCTATCAATTGATGACGCAACCACAGTTTTCATTCTGGCTCAATAAACTCCATCAACGGCAAGCGGCCCTCAAACTCTCCTCGCCAGCAATGGAAACGCTGGCAATAGTTGTTTATAGACAACCGATCACTCGTGCCGACATTGAATCGATTCGCGGTGTTCAAAGTGCTGAAATGTTGAAACAGCTCATGGACCGCGGCTTAGTTAGGATTGGTGGTAAAGACGATTCACTGGGACGACCCTTTTTATATGAATCCACTCGGAAATTTTTAGAAATCTTTGGACTAAAAAATTTAGACGACTTACCAATGGGAGAGACTCTCCGCATCAAGCCTGATCGGAAACCACAAAACATAGAAGTACCTGCCGATGCCGTCGCAGATGTGGAATCGAACTCAAGTACGGAGCTCCAAACAGAAACTCTTGACCAGAAAAATGAAGATCTGGACGCGGCCTGA
- a CDS encoding mandelate racemase/muconate lactonizing enzyme family protein, with amino-acid sequence MQITKIETSIAESIMPGLLLVRVHTSEGIVGCGETYYAPHAVAALIHDWMSHYLMGKNPLNIESHWRFLYERSTNFGSRGAELRAISAIDLALWDIFGQVTSQPIWQLLGGCVQESIRTYNSCGGPSYGGTTDKEKSHCWPGYGPIGNQGPLNDYWSAVNEPVELAESLISEGYQALKVWTLDFAAHKTNGPLHITHQDITRALKPFQKIREALGNNIELIIDGHGFFQLAPALRIAKRLQEYDILWAEDLLRVDCVDTLSDFREKTQIPVAVSEMFNGPDDYRLALEKRAADFVMIDPTWVGGISQTRNITRLAQFYNIPVVMHDCTGPLTLLTGVHVAASSNNVAWQESLRAHLRMLYPQLIDQTIEVKDGRILIPQTPGMGVTWLPELFEPGQNQYRVTQIV; translated from the coding sequence ATGCAGATCACCAAAATAGAAACTTCGATTGCCGAGTCAATCATGCCGGGTCTGCTATTGGTACGAGTTCATACAAGCGAAGGAATTGTAGGTTGTGGCGAAACGTACTACGCCCCGCATGCTGTTGCCGCATTAATACATGACTGGATGTCTCATTATCTGATGGGGAAGAATCCACTTAACATCGAGTCCCACTGGCGATTTCTTTATGAACGCTCCACTAATTTTGGCTCACGCGGTGCAGAACTACGCGCGATTTCCGCCATTGATCTGGCTTTATGGGATATCTTCGGGCAAGTGACATCTCAGCCGATCTGGCAGCTGCTGGGAGGCTGCGTGCAGGAATCCATTCGCACATACAATAGCTGCGGTGGCCCTTCTTATGGCGGTACAACCGATAAGGAGAAATCTCACTGCTGGCCCGGTTATGGTCCGATAGGCAATCAAGGACCATTAAATGATTACTGGTCTGCTGTGAATGAACCAGTCGAATTGGCAGAGTCATTGATCTCCGAAGGTTATCAGGCACTTAAAGTCTGGACACTCGATTTTGCCGCACACAAAACCAATGGTCCGTTACACATCACACATCAAGACATCACGCGTGCGTTGAAACCGTTTCAGAAAATTCGAGAAGCCCTGGGAAACAATATTGAATTGATCATAGACGGTCACGGATTCTTCCAGCTCGCCCCTGCATTACGAATCGCAAAACGCTTACAGGAATACGACATTCTCTGGGCTGAAGATCTGCTACGTGTGGACTGTGTTGACACATTGAGTGATTTTAGAGAGAAAACCCAGATCCCGGTAGCTGTGAGTGAAATGTTCAACGGCCCCGATGACTATCGGCTGGCTCTGGAAAAGCGAGCCGCTGACTTTGTGATGATTGATCCAACCTGGGTTGGCGGAATCTCGCAAACGAGAAATATCACACGACTGGCGCAATTTTATAACATTCCTGTCGTCATGCATGATTGTACCGGTCCATTAACTCTACTAACGGGAGTGCATGTTGCCGCCAGTTCGAATAATGTGGCATGGCAAGAAAGCCTGAGAGCACATTTGAGAATGCTCTATCCCCAACTTATCGATCAAACAATTGAAGTCAAAGATGGTCGGATTCTGATTCCACAAACGCCAGGAATGGGCGTCACCTGGTTGCCTGAACTATTCGAACCGGGACAGAATCAATATCGAGTAACGCAAATTGTGTAA
- a CDS encoding NAD(P)/FAD-dependent oxidoreductase produces the protein MNHSSSELPRIVVIGGGFAGINVVKALKNTAVEVDLVDKRNYHLFQPLLYQVATGELDATNIAVPIRKILWKQKNARVALGEVTNIDFDKKLVQFDGGELDYDYLVIATGAQQSYFGHDEFQSFAPGLKSIDDAQEIRRRLFLAFEEAEWEADEEARRKILTFVIVGGGPTGVELAGAIKEVASETLPKEFRNIDKNSSRVILVDGGPRLVGPMPEDLSKRAKDVLEKMGVEIQLNVHVNDVNEDGVVVGDETIKAENVFWAAGVQGQDLAKTIDAEIDRGSHIIVGPDLSIPGHPEVFVVGDAAHATDAKTGKPVPGLAQGAIQTGRFVAQIIKAEIEGNAPSQRPEFSYYDKGSMAMIGRGNAIAAIGKIHYGGFLGWVSWNLLHVMFLIGFRNRFKVMMDWLWNYMFRTRRSRLITGDPEVHIKKLYSEHDKRKE, from the coding sequence ATGAATCATTCTTCTTCGGAGCTGCCAAGGATTGTCGTCATCGGAGGAGGTTTTGCTGGTATCAATGTCGTCAAAGCCTTGAAGAATACAGCAGTTGAAGTGGATTTAGTCGATAAACGGAATTACCACCTCTTTCAGCCTCTTCTGTATCAGGTGGCAACAGGCGAGTTGGATGCAACCAATATTGCGGTTCCGATACGAAAAATATTATGGAAACAAAAAAACGCCCGTGTCGCATTAGGAGAAGTTACTAATATTGATTTCGATAAAAAACTGGTCCAGTTTGATGGGGGTGAACTGGACTACGATTACCTCGTGATTGCGACAGGTGCACAGCAATCTTATTTCGGTCATGACGAATTCCAGTCTTTTGCTCCCGGTTTGAAATCCATCGATGATGCACAGGAAATACGCCGGCGACTCTTTCTGGCATTTGAAGAAGCGGAGTGGGAAGCAGACGAGGAGGCACGTCGTAAAATATTGACGTTCGTGATCGTCGGCGGTGGGCCTACGGGAGTAGAGTTGGCAGGGGCCATTAAAGAAGTCGCTTCGGAAACGTTGCCCAAAGAGTTTCGTAATATTGACAAGAATTCGTCACGTGTGATTCTAGTCGATGGGGGCCCCCGACTGGTCGGCCCCATGCCTGAAGATCTTAGTAAACGCGCAAAAGATGTACTCGAAAAAATGGGAGTGGAGATTCAACTCAATGTGCATGTGAATGATGTAAATGAAGATGGAGTTGTCGTTGGAGACGAAACAATCAAGGCAGAAAATGTCTTCTGGGCCGCTGGTGTCCAGGGACAGGATCTGGCGAAAACGATAGATGCGGAAATTGATCGAGGAAGTCATATCATTGTTGGGCCGGATCTTTCAATTCCAGGGCATCCCGAAGTATTTGTGGTCGGAGATGCTGCCCACGCGACTGATGCGAAAACGGGGAAGCCCGTGCCCGGACTCGCCCAAGGAGCAATCCAGACAGGTCGCTTTGTTGCTCAAATCATCAAAGCGGAAATCGAAGGCAATGCACCTTCCCAACGTCCAGAGTTCAGTTATTATGATAAAGGATCAATGGCCATGATCGGCCGTGGTAACGCCATCGCGGCCATTGGCAAAATCCATTACGGAGGTTTTTTAGGCTGGGTTTCCTGGAACTTATTACATGTGATGTTTCTGATTGGTTTTCGAAACCGATTTAAAGTCATGATGGACTGGTTGTGGAATTATATGTTTCGAACCAGGCGTTCGCGTTTAATTACCGGTGATCCGGAAGTACACATCAAAAAGCTCTACTCTGAACATGATAAACGAAAAGAGTAG
- a CDS encoding M81 family metallopeptidase: MRVGIISIQHESNTFIQTATTLNDFKYDVLATGEKIYPIFENAAHELGGFFAGLAETEIEAVPIFVARALPGGTITKETVSTLIHLLDNELSQAGKLDGLLVAPHGAGVSEQERDLDGYWLELLRERVGPEIPIVCTLDAHANLSQKMLDACDSTIVYRSNPHIDQRDRGIEAARLMYRILQDEIKPTQAACFVPVAINIERQHTSSEPCASLYQLADEMLKDANVLTNSIVLGFPYADVHEMGSSFIVVTDNDQIRAQKLADQLGQTLITRREEFQAHLTGIEKALDQAEKMEGPVCFLDMGDNIGGGSPADGTAILHAIHQRRGPTSFACLYDPAAAKQAIDTGVGNTLQALAMGGKTDDQHGAPLIADVTVLSIHDGHFTESQVRHGGKTEYDMGPTAVVQTKFGLTVMLNSHRTPPFSLGQLTSCGIKPADYQILIAKGVQAPLAAYRPVCPNLIRVNTPGVTSADIEQFQYKNRRQPLFPFEQIEQELTS; encoded by the coding sequence ATGCGTGTCGGAATTATTTCGATTCAACACGAATCAAATACGTTTATTCAAACCGCAACGACTCTTAATGATTTTAAATATGATGTATTGGCTACCGGAGAGAAAATCTACCCGATTTTCGAAAACGCAGCGCACGAACTCGGCGGTTTCTTTGCCGGCCTGGCAGAAACAGAGATAGAAGCTGTTCCTATTTTTGTGGCACGCGCTCTACCAGGAGGAACGATCACAAAAGAGACCGTTAGTACTCTGATTCATCTGTTAGACAATGAACTAAGCCAGGCAGGAAAGCTGGATGGTTTATTAGTAGCACCGCATGGAGCTGGTGTGAGTGAACAAGAACGCGATCTGGATGGCTATTGGCTGGAACTTCTACGTGAACGGGTGGGACCAGAGATTCCCATTGTTTGCACTTTGGATGCCCATGCCAATTTATCGCAAAAAATGCTTGATGCCTGCGACTCAACAATTGTTTATCGTTCAAATCCACACATCGATCAACGTGATCGTGGAATCGAAGCAGCTCGTTTGATGTATCGCATCTTACAAGATGAGATAAAACCAACTCAAGCAGCCTGCTTTGTTCCCGTTGCGATTAATATCGAACGTCAGCATACATCTTCAGAGCCGTGCGCATCATTGTATCAGCTTGCTGACGAAATGCTGAAAGACGCCAATGTTTTGACCAATAGTATCGTACTTGGATTTCCCTATGCTGATGTGCATGAAATGGGTTCGAGTTTTATCGTCGTTACTGACAATGATCAAATACGCGCCCAAAAATTAGCCGACCAACTGGGCCAAACATTGATCACTCGTCGAGAAGAATTTCAGGCACATTTGACCGGAATTGAAAAAGCCCTGGATCAAGCAGAGAAAATGGAAGGTCCCGTCTGTTTCCTGGATATGGGCGATAATATCGGCGGTGGCTCTCCCGCAGATGGCACAGCCATTTTACATGCGATTCATCAACGTCGAGGGCCCACATCATTTGCCTGTCTTTATGATCCTGCAGCAGCAAAACAAGCCATTGATACGGGCGTTGGCAATACACTTCAAGCACTGGCGATGGGAGGAAAAACAGATGATCAACATGGAGCCCCTTTGATCGCCGACGTCACTGTATTGAGCATCCATGATGGTCATTTTACTGAATCACAAGTGCGTCATGGAGGTAAAACAGAATATGACATGGGGCCAACCGCCGTTGTGCAAACGAAATTCGGATTGACGGTGATGCTAAACAGTCACCGCACACCGCCATTCAGTCTGGGACAATTGACATCGTGTGGAATAAAACCCGCAGATTATCAAATTCTCATTGCAAAAGGCGTACAAGCGCCTCTAGCCGCCTACAGACCGGTCTGCCCTAATTTAATTCGCGTGAACACACCGGGGGTCACTTCAGCCGACATAGAACAATTTCAATACAAGAATCGACGGCAGCCGCTGTTTCCGTTCGAACAAATTGAACAGGAACTTACGTCATAG
- a CDS encoding exodeoxyribonuclease VII small subunit — protein sequence MAKKKAAKSNSKAPLFEDSLAELQEIVSTLEEGTAGLEESMENFERGVKLLRSCYQSLESAEQKIEILTRVDDDGNPVLEDFDATASIDTKGPAKTGRRKSSAKKTNKDDTESQNDRTLF from the coding sequence ATGGCAAAGAAAAAAGCAGCAAAATCAAATTCGAAAGCACCTCTGTTTGAAGACTCACTGGCAGAACTGCAGGAAATTGTCAGTACCCTCGAAGAAGGAACAGCCGGACTTGAAGAATCAATGGAAAATTTCGAACGGGGCGTGAAGCTATTACGATCCTGCTATCAGTCGCTTGAATCCGCCGAGCAGAAAATTGAAATTTTGACTCGTGTCGACGATGATGGGAATCCAGTTTTAGAAGATTTCGATGCGACTGCATCGATTGATACTAAAGGCCCAGCAAAAACAGGAAGACGAAAAAGCAGTGCAAAAAAGACTAACAAAGACGATACTGAGAGCCAGAACGACCGAACTCTGTTCTAA
- the xseA gene encoding exodeoxyribonuclease VII large subunit: protein MSLLEPEILSVTETTRQVKNLVEANFPQAWVIGEISNCTVASSGHVYLTLKDDSAQLRAVIWKRTASRLKFQIEDGMEVVAVGPIEVYQARGTYQLNIEQLIPQGVGALELAFRQMQEKLAAEGLFNPEHKQPIPFFPRKIALVTSPTSAAVRDMLQVITRRWNAVDLVIVPVAVQGEGAAGQIAAGIEVASQIPNVDTIITGRGGGSLEDLWAFNEEVVARAIFECPIPVISAVGHEIDISIADLVADRRALTPSEAAELAVPLQSDILATLTHWGDQLTTHLKQRAQQVRLQLDALAAHPALTRPLDMIHNRVSQLDELDRRLIRSTRELISRFESETKRLSSALDALSPLKVLNRGYSITRVETESQTTETDIVKSIKQLNVGDTLQTHVTDGVIFSQVQKVVEETS, encoded by the coding sequence ATGTCACTTTTAGAACCAGAAATACTTTCTGTCACTGAGACCACTCGTCAGGTAAAAAATCTGGTCGAAGCCAATTTTCCACAAGCATGGGTGATCGGAGAAATTTCGAATTGTACGGTTGCCAGTTCCGGCCATGTCTATCTGACTTTAAAAGATGATTCCGCTCAACTGAGGGCAGTGATCTGGAAACGAACTGCGTCTCGACTGAAATTTCAAATTGAAGACGGAATGGAAGTCGTGGCTGTCGGTCCGATTGAAGTTTATCAGGCACGGGGTACGTATCAACTCAATATCGAACAATTGATACCACAAGGAGTGGGCGCACTTGAACTGGCATTTCGTCAGATGCAGGAAAAACTGGCAGCGGAAGGCTTGTTCAACCCCGAACACAAACAGCCAATTCCTTTCTTCCCGCGCAAGATCGCATTAGTTACCAGTCCCACAAGTGCCGCCGTCCGCGATATGCTGCAAGTCATCACCAGACGCTGGAACGCCGTCGATCTTGTGATCGTGCCTGTCGCTGTTCAGGGAGAGGGTGCAGCCGGGCAAATCGCGGCTGGTATTGAAGTTGCTTCACAAATTCCGAATGTAGATACAATTATCACTGGTCGTGGTGGTGGTAGTCTCGAAGACCTCTGGGCATTTAATGAAGAAGTCGTCGCGCGTGCCATCTTTGAGTGTCCAATTCCAGTAATCAGCGCTGTGGGACACGAAATCGATATCAGTATTGCCGACCTAGTCGCAGATCGACGCGCCTTAACTCCCAGCGAAGCGGCTGAACTTGCAGTACCACTACAGTCGGACATATTAGCGACATTAACCCATTGGGGAGATCAACTAACTACACACCTAAAACAACGTGCCCAACAAGTCCGTTTACAACTTGATGCACTGGCGGCCCACCCTGCTCTGACACGGCCACTGGATATGATACATAATCGCGTTTCACAACTTGACGAACTGGATCGCAGACTGATACGAAGCACACGCGAGTTAATATCTCGATTTGAATCGGAGACGAAACGACTGTCATCTGCACTGGATGCATTGAGCCCTTTAAAAGTGTTGAACCGTGGTTATAGCATCACACGCGTTGAGACAGAGAGCCAAACGACAGAGACAGACATCGTCAAATCAATCAAACAACTGAACGTGGGAGACACACTGCAAACACATGTCACTGATGGAGTCATTTTTAGTCAGGTTCAAAAAGTTGTTGAAGAAACATCATAA
- a CDS encoding RraA family protein: MNEPLPETITLEMMRQSMHSAIICDALDSIGYTLQSPREELLPMTVESVVVGRCKTSLWVDMYHVDPSPYELELKAVDSVKPDEIFIAAASGSMRSGIWGELLSTAVHHRGCRGAIIDGAVRDVRQMREMQFPVWAVGTSPYDSKDRQRIVDIDVPVEIGGVIFSPGDLVFADIDGIAVVPQEVEQEVIQLAWKKVHEENIFRDSIKNGMSATEAFAKYGIL; this comes from the coding sequence ATGAACGAGCCCTTACCGGAAACGATCACTCTGGAAATGATGCGTCAATCAATGCATTCTGCAATTATTTGTGATGCCCTCGATTCCATTGGGTACACTCTTCAATCACCTCGTGAAGAACTACTACCCATGACGGTAGAATCTGTTGTCGTCGGACGCTGCAAAACCAGTTTATGGGTGGATATGTATCACGTAGATCCCAGCCCCTATGAACTGGAACTTAAGGCCGTGGATTCGGTTAAGCCTGATGAGATCTTCATCGCGGCTGCCAGTGGTTCGATGCGTTCCGGAATCTGGGGGGAGTTACTTTCGACGGCGGTTCATCATCGAGGTTGCCGTGGAGCGATCATTGATGGAGCCGTTCGCGATGTACGTCAGATGCGGGAAATGCAGTTTCCGGTTTGGGCAGTGGGGACATCACCTTATGACAGCAAAGACCGACAAAGAATAGTAGACATCGATGTACCAGTAGAAATCGGTGGTGTTATTTTCTCGCCCGGGGATTTGGTGTTTGCTGACATTGATGGAATCGCTGTCGTACCTCAAGAAGTGGAACAAGAAGTGATTCAACTGGCGTGGAAGAAAGTGCACGAAGAAAATATATTTCGCGACAGCATCAAAAATGGGATGTCTGCCACGGAGGCGTTTGCGAAGTATGGAATTTTATAG
- a CDS encoding sulfatase-like hydrolase/transferase: MKYFFISHDLTEIKQSSRCTWISFGLIICSLSATSISYAAQPSTPNIVMIISDDQTYRDFGFMGNKEIKTPHIDRLAKQSARYINGYLPTSVCSPSLATLLTGLYPHQSGIHYNHPPPGNSRFNQMTSRKEYETKRGQAFRLIQNVDTLPRLLAARGYRCLQTGKFWEGHYRNAGFTEGMTIFKPVPDQTFGGNRKLAHGELVAHGNGDWGLKIGRETMQPIYDFVRDCDQKQTPWFVWYAPYLPHQPHDSPQKYFDLYRKNQRVSQQEIAYYASCSQFDETVGKLIQFIEQESNPKSTLFLFVIDNGWTPGQKPMKYRENYHHTKTSKRSPFEDGLRSPILIRWDGVIKPATHTALVSSIDVVPTLLHATGQEERTQALPGVNLLPSAQGTETLPTNRAVFGAIYPGDASSLDHPERDVAYRWIRKGNLKLITTHNTNAQGIAWNDYHRGDVLFNLDHDPPETTNLINEESYRPSRVELKSLLDAWWNPEKVNSKK; the protein is encoded by the coding sequence ATGAAATACTTTTTTATTTCTCATGATCTGACCGAAATCAAACAGAGCTCCCGTTGCACGTGGATCAGTTTTGGTCTCATAATTTGTAGCTTATCTGCAACTTCTATTTCTTACGCCGCGCAGCCATCAACTCCCAATATCGTAATGATTATCTCGGATGATCAAACCTATCGGGATTTCGGCTTTATGGGAAACAAAGAAATAAAAACTCCTCATATCGACCGTTTAGCAAAGCAATCAGCACGTTACATTAATGGTTATTTACCAACGAGCGTCTGTAGCCCGTCTCTTGCCACGTTGCTCACCGGCCTGTATCCACACCAAAGTGGCATTCACTACAATCATCCACCACCGGGCAATAGCCGATTTAATCAGATGACTTCGCGAAAAGAATATGAAACAAAACGCGGTCAGGCGTTTCGATTGATTCAAAATGTTGACACGTTACCACGTCTGTTAGCTGCACGCGGATATCGTTGCTTACAAACGGGGAAATTCTGGGAAGGCCACTATCGCAATGCTGGTTTTACAGAAGGAATGACTATTTTTAAACCTGTTCCTGATCAGACATTTGGTGGGAATCGAAAACTGGCTCATGGTGAATTGGTCGCGCATGGAAATGGTGACTGGGGATTAAAAATTGGCCGCGAGACAATGCAACCCATTTATGATTTCGTTCGCGATTGTGACCAGAAACAGACTCCCTGGTTTGTCTGGTACGCTCCCTATCTACCACATCAGCCCCACGATTCCCCTCAAAAGTATTTTGATCTGTACCGAAAAAACCAACGTGTCTCCCAACAGGAAATCGCTTATTACGCAAGCTGTTCCCAATTTGATGAGACTGTTGGAAAACTGATACAGTTCATAGAACAGGAATCCAATCCCAAAAGCACGCTGTTTTTATTTGTCATTGATAATGGCTGGACACCAGGACAAAAACCGATGAAATATCGGGAGAATTACCATCATACCAAAACGAGTAAACGCTCTCCATTTGAAGATGGATTGCGTTCGCCAATTCTCATTCGCTGGGATGGCGTTATCAAACCGGCAACTCATACTGCACTGGTTAGCAGCATTGATGTCGTGCCTACACTCTTACATGCGACAGGACAAGAAGAAAGAACTCAAGCACTCCCCGGAGTGAATCTACTGCCTTCTGCTCAAGGAACAGAAACGTTACCAACGAATCGAGCAGTATTTGGTGCCATTTATCCAGGAGATGCTTCATCGCTGGATCATCCCGAACGCGATGTCGCGTACCGCTGGATTCGTAAGGGGAATCTGAAGTTAATAACAACTCACAACACGAATGCACAAGGAATCGCATGGAATGATTATCACCGTGGCGACGTTTTATTCAACCTGGACCACGATCCGCCCGAAACAACAAATCTCATTAATGAAGAGAGTTATCGTCCATCTCGCGTTGAACTCAAAAGCCTGTTAGATGCATGGTGGAATCCGGAAAAAGTGAATTCAAAAAAGTAA
- a CDS encoding sugar phosphate isomerase/epimerase family protein — protein MSRLKLAVATRCFGMPIKQAIKTAAQIGARGVQLDVHTEIIASSFGASGERHFRKLLEEFNLSIASLRLPAQRALTEPEFLDQRISAIKSALEFAWRLKVPFLIIHPGAIHTEEGGNFQIVSEVLNDLGKYASHIGTDLCIACEKNSPTVIRELISSVNTGFVGVEFDTAEMVFNNQNPETSVRELHTWIKSYRLRDAIREMDREGAEVPLGEGMVIWDQFLPLVSETGYQGWLAIDRTQGNQRLEDCRRAITYLQPMLA, from the coding sequence ATGTCTCGACTTAAACTCGCAGTCGCCACTCGCTGCTTTGGAATGCCCATCAAGCAGGCAATCAAAACAGCAGCCCAAATCGGGGCGCGAGGAGTGCAATTGGATGTTCATACTGAAATCATAGCTTCATCGTTTGGGGCCTCTGGTGAACGCCATTTCCGCAAACTTCTAGAAGAATTCAACCTCTCAATCGCATCATTACGGCTGCCAGCACAACGCGCATTAACAGAACCAGAATTCCTGGATCAGAGAATTTCAGCGATTAAATCCGCATTAGAATTCGCCTGGCGATTAAAAGTTCCGTTTTTAATCATTCATCCCGGCGCAATTCACACTGAGGAAGGCGGAAATTTCCAAATTGTGAGTGAAGTTTTGAATGATTTAGGGAAGTATGCTTCACACATTGGTACAGATCTTTGTATTGCCTGCGAAAAGAATTCACCAACAGTGATCCGAGAATTAATTTCCTCAGTCAATACGGGATTTGTTGGGGTCGAATTTGACACCGCGGAAATGGTATTCAATAACCAGAATCCTGAAACATCTGTACGAGAGCTCCATACCTGGATTAAGTCGTATCGGTTACGGGATGCGATTCGGGAAATGGACAGAGAGGGTGCTGAAGTTCCCCTGGGAGAAGGCATGGTTATCTGGGATCAATTCCTGCCCTTGGTTTCAGAAACTGGATATCAAGGCTGGCTTGCCATTGATCGCACACAAGGTAATCAGCGTCTTGAAGATTGTCGTCGTGCCATAACATACTTGCAACCGATGCTCGCTTAG